A genomic stretch from Mesomycoplasma neurolyticum includes:
- the secDF gene encoding protein translocase subunit SecDF: MIKRFLSKIFSPKNWKRWLILFFTFSFAFTSIFLGSNYYVSKNINKSIEYGGGAEVLIQVVDSKTNDKTKISDEKLSRVDKAIFERLAGDGGLNGTQVSIEGEGRIRVSRSGIETNDEINNFVNEIISKQRIILTDINGNPIFYNGVFRNDIKIDFSNKDEIENLDESLYVPPFKQGSAKEQLDQNGGHQIQISLEDKKARLEWTKATKFISEQPNNVILIWQNYKNYLLKAADDFPEQWKNSGFDPYVFAHVNESLIKSTEGNKNLTPTLKESEINAKNYLVSSASVATSLSGETFVIQGKFTNAEAKQLALNINYGIDDYSLKFLSSSFVQKELGENSFNLALIAGAISIVLIAIFMIINYGLLGVLTTISLSLYIFLTLLFFTIVRGEYSPSSIAALIIGIGMSVDANIISFERLKKEIYNKSSTIKANAHSNKLSFSTIMDSNITTFLVAIVLFFFGTKEIKSFAITLIFSIFFTLLMMLFFTRQMTNILVKTGVFNKRLWLLGVNKKYIKYYSEGYVSVWERPNYNSKTKYFMFAILAFVVISLIVFIIFGIINKKIFGGFVLSLEFSGGTNLLIETQNLDIGGLSFEKANNIKDFLVREQLIANANDISINKVDSINDFYQIVVKTQQEITNNLTLINNKLNDNFDNIKTINYSISSDEARNLVKNAFTSVLIALAVVSVYILIRMQWTFSIAAILSLTLNVIIVLLFFTLTRLTISPIFVAGILSIIGYSINDTIVVFDRIKELTSKLEYKNYYDKTELKLIVNNAIKDTIKRSIFTSLTTITIIIVLMIFKDSTNIFFNIALLVGISFGTFSSLFVATNIWLFVEIIRNKNKKKRIDKNYWNTQKINEQTFTAINDFNK; the protein is encoded by the coding sequence ATGATTAAAAGATTTTTAAGTAAAATTTTTTCACCAAAAAATTGAAAAAGATGATTGATTCTCTTTTTCACTTTTTCTTTTGCTTTTACATCAATATTTTTGGGTTCAAATTACTATGTTTCAAAAAACATCAACAAATCTATTGAATATGGTGGTGGCGCAGAAGTTTTGATTCAAGTAGTTGATTCAAAAACAAATGATAAAACAAAAATTTCTGATGAGAAATTAAGCCGTGTTGATAAAGCGATTTTTGAAAGATTAGCTGGTGATGGCGGACTGAATGGTACTCAAGTTTCTATTGAGGGTGAAGGTAGAATAAGAGTTTCAAGAAGTGGGATTGAAACAAATGATGAAATTAATAATTTTGTTAATGAAATAATTTCAAAGCAAAGAATAATTTTAACTGATATAAATGGAAACCCTATTTTTTATAATGGGGTTTTTAGGAATGATATTAAAATTGATTTTAGTAATAAAGATGAAATTGAAAATTTAGATGAATCTTTATATGTTCCACCATTTAAACAAGGTTCTGCAAAAGAACAATTAGATCAAAATGGAGGACATCAAATTCAAATTAGTTTAGAAGATAAAAAAGCTAGACTTGAATGAACTAAAGCAACAAAATTCATTTCAGAACAACCTAATAATGTAATTTTAATTTGACAAAATTACAAAAATTATTTATTAAAAGCTGCGGATGATTTTCCAGAACAATGAAAAAATTCCGGATTTGATCCTTATGTGTTTGCTCATGTAAATGAAAGTTTAATTAAATCTACAGAAGGAAATAAAAATTTAACACCAACATTAAAAGAGAGTGAAATCAATGCTAAAAATTATTTAGTATCATCAGCATCTGTTGCCACTTCTTTATCAGGTGAAACATTTGTAATTCAAGGTAAATTTACAAATGCTGAAGCTAAACAATTAGCATTAAACATTAATTATGGTATAGATGATTATTCATTAAAATTTTTATCTTCTTCATTTGTTCAAAAAGAACTAGGGGAAAATTCTTTTAATTTAGCTTTAATTGCTGGTGCTATTTCAATTGTTTTAATTGCTATTTTTATGATAATAAATTATGGGTTATTAGGTGTATTAACTACAATTTCACTAAGTTTATATATCTTTTTAACTTTATTGTTTTTTACAATAGTTCGTGGTGAATATTCACCATCATCTATTGCTGCTTTAATTATTGGGATAGGAATGTCTGTTGATGCCAATATTATTTCGTTCGAAAGATTAAAAAAAGAAATTTATAATAAATCAAGCACGATAAAGGCAAATGCACACTCAAATAAATTATCTTTTAGCACGATTATGGATTCCAATATTACTACATTTTTAGTTGCTATTGTTTTATTTTTCTTTGGAACAAAAGAAATTAAATCTTTTGCTATAACTCTTATATTCTCTATTTTCTTCACATTGCTAATGATGCTATTTTTTACAAGGCAAATGACAAACATTTTAGTTAAAACCGGTGTTTTTAACAAAAGATTATGATTATTAGGTGTTAATAAAAAATATATTAAATATTATTCAGAAGGTTATGTTAGTGTTTGGGAAAGACCGAATTATAATTCTAAGACTAAATACTTTATGTTTGCTATTTTAGCCTTTGTTGTAATATCTTTAATTGTTTTTATAATTTTTGGTATAATTAATAAAAAAATATTTGGAGGTTTTGTTTTATCACTTGAATTTAGTGGGGGTACTAATTTATTGATTGAAACACAAAATCTAGACATAGGCGGATTATCATTTGAAAAAGCTAATAATATAAAAGATTTTTTAGTTAGAGAACAACTTATTGCTAATGCTAATGATATTTCGATTAATAAAGTTGATTCAATTAATGATTTTTATCAAATTGTGGTGAAAACACAACAAGAAATTACTAATAATTTAACTTTAATTAATAATAAATTAAATGATAATTTTGACAATATTAAAACAATAAATTATAGTATTTCTTCTGATGAAGCAAGAAATTTAGTTAAAAATGCATTTACCTCTGTTTTAATTGCATTAGCTGTTGTTTCAGTGTATATTTTAATAAGAATGCAATGAACTTTTTCAATCGCTGCTATTTTATCATTAACTTTAAATGTTATTATAGTTCTTCTATTTTTCACACTTACAAGACTAACAATTTCACCAATTTTTGTAGCAGGTATTTTATCAATTATAGGATATTCAATTAATGATACAATTGTTGTATTTGATAGAATAAAAGAATTAACATCCAAGTTAGAATACAAAAATTATTATGATAAAACAGAATTAAAACTTATCGTAAATAATGCAATAAAAGACACAATAAAAAGATCTATTTTCACTTCTTTAACAACAATTACAATAATAATTGTGCTAATGATATTTAAAGATTCTACAAATATTTTCTTTAATATTGCTTTATTAGTTGGAATATCTTTTGGAACTTTTTCATCTTTATTTGTAGCAACAAATATTTGATTATTTGTTGAAATAATAAGAAACAAAAATAAGAAAAAAAGAATTGATAAAAACTACTGAAATACTCAAAAAATTAACGAACAAACATTTACTGCTATCAATGATTTTAATAAGTAA
- the hisS gene encoding histidine--tRNA ligase, with translation MYFKVKGTRDLFEKESLIFEKIRKVFFQKLNSYNSIFIETPIFENYNLFYRTSGEESDIVNKEMYVFKDKSNRQLALRPEGTAPAVRAIIENKLYFKNKKFHYFGPMFRYERPQKGRFRQFYQAGAEFLGEKNVYLDFEIINLAFCFLKELKVDDFTLKINYLGTKEEKKAYINALKKYFQNYKNELSEISLKRLEKNPLRILDDKTEQEKDFVKKAPKIIDFLNQESISYFNDLKLLLNKFQIPFEKDYSLVRGLDYYDEIVFEFVSTSNALGAKSTIIGGGRYNNLFSNLNGPDISAIGFAVGVDRVLEIMKTNSELNFEKKVDYFVAVVNENEYDFLLKVVNELRNLKYNVEFNKKALNLKKLFENARNLNSEFIVFIEKNQTNSELTIKNLKTFDKHIITFNELKKIKGKNENN, from the coding sequence ATGTATTTTAAAGTTAAAGGAACTCGAGATTTATTTGAAAAAGAATCATTAATTTTTGAAAAAATTAGAAAAGTTTTTTTTCAAAAATTAAATTCATATAATTCAATTTTTATAGAAACACCAATTTTTGAAAATTATAATTTATTTTACAGAACCTCAGGTGAAGAATCTGATATTGTAAATAAAGAAATGTATGTTTTTAAAGATAAGTCAAATCGGCAATTAGCTTTAAGACCAGAAGGAACTGCTCCAGCTGTTAGAGCTATTATTGAAAATAAACTTTATTTTAAAAATAAAAAATTTCATTATTTTGGCCCAATGTTTAGATATGAAAGACCACAAAAAGGTAGATTTAGGCAATTTTACCAAGCAGGTGCAGAATTTTTAGGAGAAAAAAATGTTTACCTAGATTTTGAAATCATAAATTTAGCTTTTTGTTTTTTAAAAGAATTAAAAGTAGATGATTTTACTTTAAAAATTAATTATTTAGGAACAAAAGAAGAAAAAAAAGCATACATTAATGCTCTTAAAAAATATTTCCAAAATTATAAAAATGAATTAAGTGAAATTTCATTAAAAAGATTAGAAAAAAATCCATTAAGAATATTAGATGATAAAACAGAACAAGAAAAAGATTTTGTTAAAAAAGCTCCTAAAATTATTGATTTTTTAAATCAAGAATCTATAAGTTATTTTAATGATTTAAAATTACTTTTAAATAAATTTCAAATCCCTTTTGAAAAAGACTATTCATTAGTTAGAGGACTAGATTATTATGATGAAATAGTTTTTGAGTTTGTGTCTACTTCTAATGCTTTAGGTGCTAAAAGTACAATAATAGGTGGTGGAAGATATAATAATCTATTTTCAAATTTAAATGGTCCTGATATATCAGCAATAGGTTTTGCTGTTGGAGTAGATAGAGTTCTTGAAATTATGAAAACAAATTCTGAATTAAATTTTGAAAAAAAAGTAGATTATTTTGTGGCAGTGGTTAATGAAAATGAATATGATTTTTTATTAAAAGTTGTTAATGAATTAAGAAATTTAAAATACAATGTAGAATTTAATAAAAAAGCTTTAAATTTGAAAAAACTTTTTGAGAATGCAAGAAATTTAAATTCAGAGTTTATTGTTTTTATCGAAAAAAATCAAACTAATTCAGAGCTAACAATTAAAAATTTAAAAACATTTGATAAACATATAATAACATTTAATGAATTAAAAAAAATTAAAGGTAAAAATGAAAACAATTAA
- the aspS gene encoding aspartate--tRNA ligase, translated as MKTINNNQLRIKNVNENVTLYGWVHNIRKFKKMFFLDLRDRWGITQVVYDPEQINITLTKESIIKVEGIVLERKSYNNNIATGQIEVSASNIQLLSKSKELPFEINDDINVSEELRLKYRFLDLKRDKLKNNIIFKHRVFKHLRDFLDENDFIDIETPILSKSTPEGARDFLVPTRKEGQFFALPQSPQLFKQILMVSGFEKYYQFAKVFRDEDLRKDRQFEFYQLDMEMSFVDEKDIQEFVEKMMFYLFEKLNIKIKVPFLKINYDDAIENYGSDKPDLRFENKLIKADELFDKNEFLFSNTTTKTIFLENYEINKKQFKHLDEITRKNKGNRLLYLTIKNQEITFASFKIQNFEKIQNFITKNKFKNGTLFLVNDTYENTCQSLGALRNELGTMFDLIGENKNTYKFAWIVNWPMFEYDEEAKRYSAAHHPFTMFQEESLKFYKEKPHLARAKAYDLVLNGFEIAGGSIRINDSEIQKSMFEIISMTEKTMQSQFGFFLKALEYGVPPHGGIAFGLDRLIMILTNSESIRDVIPFPVNSKGINLMIDSPSAITKEQLEEYFLKIKENKH; from the coding sequence ATGAAAACAATTAATAATAATCAATTAAGAATAAAAAATGTAAATGAAAATGTTACTTTATATGGCTGAGTGCACAATATAAGAAAATTTAAAAAAATGTTTTTTTTAGATTTAAGAGATAGGTGAGGTATTACTCAAGTAGTTTATGATCCTGAACAAATTAACATTACTTTAACAAAAGAATCTATAATTAAAGTTGAAGGTATTGTTTTAGAAAGAAAAAGCTATAACAACAATATTGCAACAGGTCAAATTGAAGTTTCTGCTTCAAATATTCAATTATTATCTAAATCAAAGGAATTACCTTTTGAAATTAATGATGATATTAATGTTTCAGAAGAGTTAAGATTAAAATATAGATTTTTAGACTTAAAAAGAGATAAGTTAAAAAATAATATTATTTTTAAACACCGTGTATTTAAACATTTGAGAGATTTTTTAGATGAAAATGATTTTATAGATATTGAAACACCTATTTTATCTAAATCTACACCTGAAGGTGCAAGAGATTTTTTGGTTCCTACAAGAAAAGAAGGTCAATTTTTTGCTCTTCCTCAATCACCACAGTTATTTAAACAAATATTAATGGTATCTGGTTTTGAAAAATATTACCAATTTGCAAAAGTTTTTAGAGACGAAGATTTAAGAAAAGATCGTCAATTTGAATTTTATCAACTAGATATGGAAATGTCATTTGTTGATGAGAAAGATATACAAGAATTTGTTGAAAAAATGATGTTTTATCTTTTTGAAAAATTGAATATTAAAATCAAAGTACCATTTTTAAAAATTAATTATGATGATGCTATTGAAAATTATGGTTCAGATAAACCCGATTTAAGATTTGAAAATAAATTAATAAAAGCAGATGAACTTTTTGATAAAAATGAATTTTTATTTAGCAACACAACAACAAAAACAATTTTTTTAGAAAATTATGAAATTAATAAAAAACAATTTAAACATTTAGATGAAATTACAAGAAAAAATAAAGGTAATAGACTTTTATATTTAACAATTAAAAATCAAGAAATAACTTTTGCCTCTTTTAAAATTCAAAATTTTGAAAAAATTCAAAATTTTATTACTAAAAATAAATTTAAAAATGGTACTCTGTTTTTAGTTAATGACACTTATGAAAACACATGTCAGTCATTAGGGGCTTTAAGAAATGAATTAGGAACTATGTTTGATTTGATAGGTGAAAATAAAAATACATATAAATTTGCTTGAATAGTGAATTGGCCAATGTTTGAATATGATGAAGAAGCTAAGCGTTATAGCGCAGCACACCACCCTTTTACAATGTTTCAAGAAGAATCTTTAAAGTTTTATAAAGAAAAACCACATTTAGCAAGAGCGAAAGCATATGATTTAGTTTTAAATGGCTTTGAAATAGCTGGGGGCTCAATTAGAATTAATGATTCTGAAATACAAAAATCAATGTTTGAAATAATTTCTATGACTGAAAAAACAATGCAATCCCAGTTTGGTTTCTTTTTAAAGGCTTTAGAATATGGTGTTCCACCTCATGGTGGGATAGCTTTTGGTCTTGATAGATTAATTATGATTTTAACAAATTCAGAATCTATAAGAGATGTAATTCCTTTTCCTGTGAATTCAAAAGGAATTAATTTAATGATTGATTCCCCTTCAGCCATTACAAAAGAACAACTGGAAGAATATTTTTTAAAAATTAAAGAAAATAAACACTAA
- a CDS encoding MG284/MPN403 family protein, whose protein sequence is MKDLSSISYIEKRNFVAGLYNMHKKIKFSQNLELNLGEKIGKNIPESLIQDMKQESTFEKIMKLLEPEYVFLIQKEFVENDRKWFKDRWSKTTYYKSMNKALDRFLFYLYG, encoded by the coding sequence ATGAAGGATTTATCTTCAATTTCCTATATAGAAAAAAGAAATTTTGTTGCAGGTCTTTATAACATGCACAAAAAAATAAAATTTAGCCAAAATTTAGAATTAAATTTAGGAGAAAAAATTGGAAAAAATATTCCAGAATCTTTGATTCAAGATATGAAACAAGAATCAACATTTGAAAAAATTATGAAGCTTTTAGAACCTGAATATGTTTTTTTAATTCAAAAAGAATTTGTTGAAAATGATAGAAAATGATTTAAAGATCGTTGATCTAAAACTACTTATTACAAATCAATGAATAAAGCACTAGATAGATTTTTATTTTATTTGTATGGTTAA
- a CDS encoding MHO_1580 family protein: protein MVNVPIVEKQNIESNVITKNISFFKEVILTSEKNNHKIFIEIKRYIKDDAFSVKVTHFSKYPKFIKINLFVNDQIIDLQTTQKLKYDDFAIFYFPFTNIKQKFSEIKTIKVISYSVILNGENEEEKNEPLITMNLTKNENLNKTNEFSINKEINFKTLKVIRMQSIVDELEYYNNDYDKEFYNNVFLFPRSLKQGIHNEVLFDVAVTNDIFQNEIFERDFLLDGLELQNLPIENDEILKLSFSKNSDLEPKWILGKKIIGQIKIIDQTYFDIEKQKTVKGINSYSKPGFLIPHNFEGLITLKSKLFINHEHNIVFVNFSQKIHKPFLHKNNGIVKLLLSSYREKEINELDHFLIKNNNFKYVFDENIDINGLKNLYIKKEDEEDEITEKN, encoded by the coding sequence ATGGTTAATGTTCCTATTGTTGAAAAACAAAATATTGAAAGTAATGTAATAACAAAAAATATTTCGTTTTTTAAAGAAGTAATTTTAACAAGTGAAAAAAATAATCATAAAATTTTTATAGAAATTAAAAGATACATAAAAGATGATGCTTTTTCTGTTAAAGTAACACATTTTTCAAAATATCCAAAATTTATAAAAATTAACTTATTTGTAAATGATCAAATTATTGACTTGCAAACTACACAAAAATTAAAATATGATGATTTTGCAATTTTTTATTTTCCATTCACAAATATAAAACAAAAATTTTCAGAAATAAAAACAATAAAAGTAATTTCATATAGTGTGATTTTAAATGGCGAAAATGAAGAAGAAAAAAACGAACCTTTAATAACAATGAATTTGACAAAAAATGAAAATTTAAACAAAACAAATGAATTTTCTATAAATAAAGAAATAAATTTTAAAACATTGAAGGTTATAAGGATGCAAAGCATTGTTGATGAATTAGAATACTATAATAATGATTATGATAAAGAATTTTACAATAATGTTTTTTTATTTCCTCGTTCATTAAAGCAAGGAATTCACAATGAAGTGTTGTTTGATGTAGCTGTTACAAATGATATTTTTCAAAATGAAATATTTGAAAGAGATTTTTTGCTAGATGGTTTAGAATTGCAAAATTTACCAATAGAAAACGATGAAATTTTAAAATTAAGTTTTAGTAAAAATAGCGATTTAGAACCAAAATGAATTTTGGGTAAAAAAATAATAGGACAAATTAAAATTATTGATCAAACATATTTTGATATTGAAAAACAAAAAACAGTTAAAGGTATTAATTCTTATTCAAAACCTGGATTTTTAATACCACATAATTTTGAAGGTCTTATTACTTTAAAAAGCAAATTATTTATTAATCATGAACATAATATAGTTTTTGTTAATTTTAGCCAAAAAATTCACAAACCTTTTTTACATAAAAATAATGGAATAGTAAAACTTTTATTATCTTCTTACAGAGAAAAAGAAATAAATGAATTAGACCATTTTTTAATTAAAAATAATAATTTTAAATATGTTTTTGATGAAAACATTGATATTAATGGTTTAAAAAATCTTTACATTAAAAAAGAAGATGAAGAAGATGAAATTACTGAAAAAAATTAA
- a CDS encoding MHO_1590 family protein, which translates to MKLLKKIKFKLFDKKKLIFFSLSILVISSITFITIYFVYNNKNGEHQKQNNNLINNKTLDDENSSMYSEKDIFPEVNPRDYYELINVEKGVAIIDENFVSFFVKDIIKRLGVSFGDIKFYYKFLNKQNVKIEFVWIFDDEKVYKNYYFKIENGIIT; encoded by the coding sequence ATGAAATTACTGAAAAAAATTAAATTTAAATTATTTGATAAAAAAAAATTAATATTTTTTTCTTTATCGATATTGGTTATTTCGAGCATTACATTTATTACTATTTATTTCGTTTATAACAATAAAAATGGTGAACATCAAAAACAAAATAATAATTTAATTAACAATAAAACATTAGATGATGAAAATAGTTCCATGTATTCAGAAAAAGATATTTTTCCTGAAGTAAATCCAAGAGATTATTATGAATTAATTAATGTAGAAAAAGGGGTTGCTATTATTGATGAAAATTTTGTTAGTTTTTTTGTTAAGGATATAATTAAAAGACTTGGAGTATCATTTGGTGACATAAAATTTTATTATAAATTTTTAAATAAACAAAATGTTAAAATTGAATTTGTATGAATTTTTGATGATGAAAAAGTGTATAAAAATTATTATTTTAAAATAGAAAATGGTATAATTACCTAA
- a CDS encoding phosphopantetheine-binding protein translates to MKKMVFSKIKKLTNKKFDENSLISSLGVDSLDLIELVTEIESELKIEISDEELIQIKTVLDVINLLEIKRKNN, encoded by the coding sequence ATGAAAAAAATGGTTTTTAGTAAAATTAAAAAATTAACAAATAAAAAATTTGATGAAAATTCATTAATCTCTTCGTTAGGGGTTGATTCATTAGATTTAATTGAATTAGTAACAGAAATAGAGTCTGAACTTAAAATAGAAATATCAGATGAAGAACTTATCCAAATTAAAACTGTTTTAGATGTAATAAATTTATTAGAAATTAAAAGAAAAAATAATTAA
- a CDS encoding Y-family DNA polymerase: MSLKSKVIAHIDIDSFFVSAERKSNPYLIDKPIAIASKRKNAISISLSYEIKKFNISTVQPISQLQKKIPNLVIVNPNMNLYLDESESFFNFIKENFSDKIEKFSIDECFLDVTDFYKKFNNKEKMGFYIRDEIKKNLNLPVTVGISFNKYLAKMATNLAKPFGVKVLEKKDIKKEIYPLELQALPGLGRQYSKKIFKNQNLKISDFINYCKENKNINKNLFHIFQNLTSIGDDKILVEKKTTKLVSRQFTLENNDNYDAKHILEIIKILALDISNKMKRNLLSSNLIFLNFLTFEHEKKEKKLKLSSYIDDFEIFYKHLVKIFNALWDYQNIKRITVGFLNPVFRNNQKEIFTKPNLQDNKVESLIEKVNNQMKLNILLTLRQLKENKNKNKL, translated from the coding sequence ATGTCTTTAAAAAGCAAAGTTATAGCGCATATAGATATTGATTCCTTTTTTGTTTCAGCTGAAAGAAAATCAAATCCATATTTAATAGACAAACCAATAGCAATTGCATCTAAAAGAAAAAATGCTATTTCCATTTCATTATCTTATGAAATAAAAAAATTTAATATTTCTACTGTGCAACCAATTTCTCAATTACAAAAAAAAATACCTAATTTAGTTATTGTGAACCCTAATATGAATTTATATTTAGATGAATCAGAAAGTTTTTTTAATTTTATTAAAGAAAACTTTAGTGACAAAATTGAAAAATTTTCTATTGATGAGTGCTTTTTGGATGTTACAGATTTTTATAAAAAATTTAATAATAAAGAAAAAATGGGTTTTTATATTAGAGATGAAATAAAAAAGAATTTGAATCTTCCAGTAACTGTAGGAATTTCATTTAATAAATATCTTGCTAAGATGGCAACCAATTTAGCAAAACCTTTCGGTGTGAAAGTATTAGAAAAAAAAGATATCAAAAAAGAAATTTATCCTTTAGAATTGCAAGCACTTCCAGGATTAGGCAGACAATATAGCAAAAAAATATTTAAAAATCAAAATTTAAAAATTAGTGATTTTATAAACTATTGCAAAGAGAATAAAAATATTAATAAAAATTTATTTCATATTTTTCAAAATCTAACATCTATTGGTGATGATAAAATTTTAGTTGAAAAAAAAACAACTAAATTAGTAAGTCGCCAATTTACTTTAGAAAATAATGATAATTATGATGCAAAACACATTTTAGAAATAATAAAAATTTTAGCTTTGGATATCTCTAATAAAATGAAAAGAAATCTTTTATCATCTAATTTGATATTTTTAAATTTTTTAACATTTGAACATGAAAAAAAAGAAAAAAAATTAAAACTTTCTTCATATATAGATGATTTTGAAATTTTTTACAAACATTTAGTTAAAATTTTTAATGCACTTTGAGATTATCAAAATATAAAAAGAATAACTGTTGGTTTTTTAAATCCAGTTTTCAGAAATAATCAAAAAGAAATTTTTACTAAACCAAATTTACAAGATAATAAAGTTGAAAGTCTAATTGAGAAAGTTAATAACCAAATGAAGTTAAATATTTTGCTCACATTAAGACAATTAAAAGAAAATAAAAACAAAAATAAGTTGTAA
- a CDS encoding PQ-loop domain-containing transporter, whose translation MESLVEVIIGWIAAILTIIFGLPQLYKVWKYKLSKINLLSFYILYVAIMMWSLFGALFPEKKLSVLIANIISFLILQVTIILILKNQKVRNKFINFVIGSVLLSIIVISFDFVAFAKKINAPQWLNLTLSIIAVSGTSFAFLPQTIKGIMKWKVEGISLLMLIFGFLINLSWEIFWILVGNYSPSIIYILIVQIIAMILYLIQMVIILSKKIKR comes from the coding sequence ATGGAAAGTTTGGTAGAAGTAATCATTGGCTGAATTGCTGCAATTTTAACAATCATTTTCGGTTTGCCACAACTTTACAAAGTTTGAAAATATAAATTATCAAAAATTAATTTATTAAGTTTTTATATTTTATATGTAGCAATAATGATGTGAAGTTTGTTTGGTGCTCTTTTCCCTGAAAAAAAATTAAGTGTTTTAATAGCTAATATTATTTCTTTTTTAATTTTGCAAGTAACTATAATTTTAATATTAAAAAATCAAAAAGTGAGAAATAAATTTATTAATTTTGTTATTGGATCGGTGCTATTATCAATAATTGTTATTTCTTTTGATTTTGTTGCATTTGCAAAAAAAATAAACGCACCTCAATGATTGAATTTAACATTATCAATAATTGCAGTATCAGGTACATCATTTGCATTTTTACCACAAACTATTAAAGGAATAATGAAATGAAAAGTTGAAGGTATATCACTATTAATGTTAATTTTTGGGTTTCTTATCAATTTATCTTGAGAAATATTCTGAATATTAGTAGGAAATTACAGCCCTTCAATTATTTATATTCTAATTGTTCAAATAATTGCTATGATTTTATATTTGATACAAATGGTAATTATTTTGTCCAAAAAAATAAAGAGATAA
- the pyrH gene encoding UMP kinase has product MKYKKILLKLSGESLANKKESLAIDYNLVKNIAKQLKKILELKIKIAIVVGGGNFWRGVSAEKNGIKRNRADYIGMLATIMNGLALQSGFQQEGLNARVLSSINIDKRISEYYINEKSVKYLDNNDILIFVGGTGRPFFTTDTASTLYASEIKADVILAGKNGVDGVYDKDPNIFPDAKRYDKISYDEVIQKNLKVMDSTSMSMARDNNIDIIVFDIKEKDSIFRVLEGKITYTKVTK; this is encoded by the coding sequence ATGAAATATAAAAAAATATTATTAAAATTATCTGGCGAAAGCTTAGCAAATAAAAAAGAAAGTTTAGCTATTGATTACAATTTAGTGAAAAATATAGCAAAACAACTAAAAAAAATTTTAGAACTCAAAATTAAAATTGCAATTGTTGTAGGCGGAGGTAATTTCTGAAGAGGTGTTTCTGCTGAAAAAAATGGTATTAAAAGAAATAGAGCAGATTACATAGGAATGCTTGCAACTATTATGAATGGTTTAGCATTACAATCTGGTTTTCAGCAAGAAGGTCTAAATGCAAGAGTTCTTTCTTCTATAAATATTGATAAAAGAATATCTGAATATTATATAAATGAAAAAAGTGTCAAATATTTAGATAACAATGATATTTTGATATTTGTTGGAGGAACGGGTAGACCTTTTTTCACAACAGATACAGCTTCAACATTATATGCATCAGAAATTAAAGCAGATGTTATTTTAGCTGGAAAAAATGGAGTAGATGGAGTATATGACAAAGATCCAAATATATTTCCAGATGCTAAAAGGTATGATAAAATTTCTTATGATGAAGTTATTCAAAAAAATTTAAAAGTTATGGATTCAACTTCTATGTCAATGGCAAGAGACAATAACATCGACATCATAGTTTTTGATATTAAAGAAAAAGATTCTATTTTTAGAGTTTTAGAAGGCAAAATAACATACACAAAGGTGACAAAATAA